GCCGGGTCGAAGACTATCTTTAGAAGGTTTGGGCAGGCTCACAAAGATGGACCAAAGGCAGGTTTCTCGATGACAATCAATTTTTTCATCCAGCTGAGCACAAGAATATCAAAGAGCCCCTCTGATCCATCTAAAAAAAAGGCGAGACAATCTTGTCGAACGTGCCTCGGAAAACGTCAACACACCTAGCAATATTCGAGATGGGTAGGCTTactgggcttcttcttgccttGCTTTCGCCCCTGTATGTTCTCGGCAGTCCCAAGACTGTCGCGGCCTGTGGGAGCACTGGCTTATCGCTCTTTGCTGAGGCCAACTATGAGGGTCCCTGCCAGGCTTTCTCGCCTGAGACTCTCGACAACACACACCAGGCCAGCTGCGGTATGTTTCTCTTTAATTGTTGCCTCCAGAGGCTCCACTATCTAACCATGATCATTACACGCCAATAGTGGACATCAGCCCCTCTATACCAGTGAATTCCATCTACAAGGGCTCCTCCctcagctgctgcttcttaTACGAGTAGGTCTTTTGCTCCACATCCACAGGCTCTCTTTCAATCTGTCCATAACTGACGACTGCAAACTACAGAAAACCCTGCCCGGACCCGTCGTCCCGGTTCTACCCTCAGCGCCCCAATCTTGTGTCTCAGCGAGTCTTTGTCCCCGGCATCTCGGATCTGTGTGGTTTCGGCTGGGGGGGAAACACCATCAAGTCCATCGTTTGTCCCGACAAACACACTTGCGAGTCCTTGAAAGATGACATGTCTACCACGAAACTCACTTTCTTTGTTGAAAAGGAGATTGAAAATCCATTCACTGGGCGTGTCACTAAAAAGAAGGAGCCGCAGAAGAGGGAAGTCAGTTTGAGGGGGTACTGGTTGGATTTGCAACAGGTCAAGGGTCACAAACGGGCCATCTGAGTCCGACATGTCAGGCCAAAAGCCGGGAGAAGACTAAATGCGCAGCTAGCAAACTTGTTATCAGTCTATTCCCACCTTTCCACAGGCAGACAAGGGAACCAAATACAGAAAACAAATTTACAAGCTCTTCCTATCCTCCTTGATCAAatccgccgccttctccgcAACAGCATAAACCACACTCTGAATATTTCCCACCGGCTCCATCGGGAACACGCTCGCGTCCACCACCCTAAGCCTCTTGGTCCCGTACACCCTCAACTTCGCATCCACCACACCGCCCTGTTCCCTTGGCTTCATGGCGCAGCTGCCAGACACATGAAACACGGAGATCTGCCTCTTGCGGACAATTTCCTTTGCCTTTTCCAGATCCGTCGCCACAAGCCCCTCCGGCTGCCTCTTCCCCCCGTCCTTGAGCAGCTTGCCAAACGGCGTCGACTTGTCGACGAGCCGCTCGACAAACTCGACGCCGCGGGCGAGGAGCTccatgtcgaggaggttggagttgTACTTTGGGTCCCATACCGGGGCGGCGTGGACGTCGGGGCTGGAGATGTGCACGCTGCCgcgggagaaggggtggttgaggatggtcATGACGGTGATGTAGTTCTCGGGGAGGACCGGGAGGATGTACTCGGCCATGGACTTGGGGACGTCGGGGATGGAGACCTGGGTGGGGAAGAGCAGGAACTGGAAGGTAGCCTCGTCGGGGGACTCGACGAGTTTTCTGATGGCTTGCGCGTCCGGGGTGGTGAGTGTGTGCTCATGGGAGGCGAGgagctccttcttggcctcggggGAGACGATGCCGGAGCCGTCGACGAGGGGGGAGTAGGCTACGCTGATGGTGCTCTGGCCGAGAGGTCCGGCGCCGGAGGCCTGGTACATGCCTACCAGAGCGTTGAGAACGTTGGGGTCACGGAGGACATCTCCTGACGGGGTCATATCGGCGACCTCGAAGCTCTGACATACAATGGGGTGGTCTTGCACGTTCTCGCCCACGCTGGGGTTCTCAACAATGACGGGAATGTTGTGCTTCTCGAGGATGTCCTTGCTTCCAATACCGGAAAGCTCCAGAATCTGGGGTGACTGCAGGGTACCAGCCGACAGGATGACTTCGAGGTTGGCAGAtatctgcttcttctcaccaTCCTTGGTCAAAATCTCAACACCAGTGGCAACAGGCTCATCTCCCGTGGTGTCAAAGACAATCTTTTCCACCAAAGTCTCGGTGAGCACCACCAAGTTGGATCGCTTCGCAACCTCTGGGTTGTAATAGCCTGTGGCTGCGAAACTTCTGGTGT
The sequence above is a segment of the Podospora pseudoanserina strain CBS 124.78 chromosome 5, whole genome shotgun sequence genome. Coding sequences within it:
- a CDS encoding hypothetical protein (COG:E; EggNog:ENOG503NWDN; CAZy:AA3) → MAQWGLGDWLERGTEANKRTTFATYSVETRLIFIPASPDSSLLRVASLVISTLRTPNCSLSPNCRSRDLLPAPPCAYNWRDPLSVSISVQLWVPPSSASSATSSPHLAESAQIVQYNPPSANLPSYIMAAVDLEKPFDYVVVGGGTAGLVIANRLSEDSDVRVLVIEAGADRSSDPLVLCPGLVAGLYGKDEYDWNFTSTPQPTLNNRVINQARGKMLGGSSALNFLMLLYPSKGNIDAWAALGNEGWDFDSLAPYLRKFATVHTPPQSSKDLCGLTYHNEDLAKGDGPIHVTFSEGYNITNQAWLKTFAGQGLEVTTDPRDGRALGAFQNQASIDPVTHTRSFAATGYYNPEVAKRSNLVVLTETLVEKIVFDTTGDEPVATGVEILTKDGEKKQISANLEVILSAGTLQSPQILELSGIGSKDILEKHNIPVIVENPSVGENVQDHPIVCQSFEVADMTPSGDVLRDPNVLNALVGMYQASGAGPLGQSTISVAYSPLVDGSGIVSPEAKKELLASHEHTLTTPDAQAIRKLVESPDEATFQFLLFPTQVSIPDVPKSMAEYILPVLPENYITVMTILNHPFSRGSVHISSPDVHAAPVWDPKYNSNLLDMELLARGVEFVERLVDKSTPFGKLLKDGGKRQPEGLVATDLEKAKEIVRKRQISVFHVSGSCAMKPREQGGVVDAKLRVYGTKRLRVVDASVFPMEPVGNIQSVVYAVAEKAADLIKEDRKSL